One window from the genome of Natranaerovirga hydrolytica encodes:
- a CDS encoding A24 family peptidase has protein sequence MAYLIYGLLTVILVLAIITDKKTYKIRNKHLIIGTLLGVTINIAYLGIRGIVHSFLGFIFPIVILMFLFALGVLGAGDIKLFATIGAIMGIQFTAYVMLYAFIIGGMMAFIILVYKKLLIKRLTYFFHYIKNAILMKHTPKYYVANQDGQAVTMHFSYAIALGTIIHMINNGGII, from the coding sequence ATGGCGTATTTAATTTACGGTCTATTAACAGTCATATTAGTTCTCGCAATCATAACAGACAAAAAAACATATAAAATACGGAACAAGCATTTAATAATAGGAACTTTGTTAGGTGTAACCATTAATATAGCTTATTTAGGAATAAGGGGTATAGTTCACTCTTTTCTAGGCTTTATATTTCCGATTGTCATTCTAATGTTTTTATTTGCACTAGGTGTATTAGGTGCAGGGGATATAAAATTATTTGCGACCATAGGCGCAATTATGGGCATTCAATTTACAGCTTATGTTATGTTGTACGCATTTATAATAGGCGGTATGATGGCTTTCATCATATTAGTATACAAAAAATTATTGATAAAAAGATTGACTTATTTTTTTCATTATATCAAAAATGCTATCTTAATGAAGCATACACCAAAGTATTACGTTGCCAATCAAGATGGACAAGCAGTAACAATGCATTTCTCATATGCAATTGCTTTAGGAACAATCATACATATGATTAATAATGGGGGGATAATATGA
- a CDS encoding YaaL family protein — protein sequence MKPSHYNKIDEAFNIENRTEEERLLKNIKEVKKALDIANINFENITEPQLIDSCIYELRAMQMKYEYLLTLAKARNLVSEIKK from the coding sequence ATGAAACCAAGTCATTACAATAAAATCGATGAAGCTTTTAACATAGAAAATAGAACAGAAGAAGAACGCTTATTAAAAAATATTAAAGAAGTCAAAAAAGCCTTAGACATAGCAAATATAAACTTTGAAAACATAACAGAACCACAGTTAATTGATAGTTGTATCTATGAATTAAGAGCGATGCAAATGAAATATGAATACTTATTAACACTTGCAAAAGCAAGAAACTTAGTATCAGAAATAAAAAAATAG
- a CDS encoding CpaF family protein, with protein MADIEIQEIIDEVLFKKSKTDFLSLSQREQLSIDLFNTIRRLDVIQSLIEDTTITEIMVNGANAIFVEKDGQIIQWDKTFESQEKLEDVIQQIVSKVNRTVNEASPIVDARLQDGSRINVVLPPIALNGPILTIRKFPEKPLTIEQLIKWNSITTEVAHTLEKLVKAKYNIFISGGTGSGKTTFLNALSNFIPKDERIITIEDSAELQIKSVDNLVRLETRNANMEGKNAITIRALIKSSLRMRPDRIVVGEVRGSEALDMLQAMNTGHDGSLSTGHANSTKDMLSRLETMVLVGANMPLEAIRQQIASAIDIIIHLGRLRDKSRRVLEIVEVLNYEQGRIKMNPLYQFIETGETAEGKIIGQLKRTENPLNSTLKLEIAGLDL; from the coding sequence ATGGCAGACATAGAGATTCAAGAAATCATTGATGAGGTTTTATTTAAAAAAAGCAAAACAGATTTTTTAAGTTTGTCTCAACGGGAGCAATTAAGCATAGATTTATTTAATACCATTAGAAGATTAGATGTTATCCAGTCATTAATAGAAGATACCACCATCACAGAAATTATGGTTAACGGTGCAAATGCTATCTTTGTTGAGAAAGACGGTCAGATTATCCAGTGGGATAAAACATTTGAAAGCCAAGAAAAGCTAGAAGACGTCATTCAACAAATTGTGTCAAAAGTAAACCGGACGGTAAATGAAGCCTCACCTATAGTGGATGCAAGGCTACAAGATGGTTCAAGAATAAATGTGGTATTACCACCCATTGCTTTAAATGGGCCCATATTAACCATTAGAAAATTTCCAGAAAAACCTTTAACCATAGAGCAATTGATAAAATGGAATTCCATAACCACAGAAGTAGCCCATACATTAGAAAAGTTGGTAAAAGCCAAATACAATATTTTTATTAGTGGGGGAACAGGCTCTGGAAAAACAACTTTTTTAAATGCATTATCCAATTTCATACCAAAGGATGAACGCATTATTACCATAGAAGACTCGGCAGAATTGCAAATAAAATCAGTTGATAATCTTGTTAGGCTAGAAACCCGTAATGCCAATATGGAAGGAAAAAATGCCATTACCATTAGAGCGTTAATCAAATCCTCATTGCGTATGCGCCCTGACCGAATTGTAGTCGGTGAAGTTAGAGGAAGTGAGGCATTAGATATGTTACAGGCCATGAATACAGGACATGACGGTTCATTATCTACAGGACATGCCAACTCAACAAAAGATATGCTAAGCCGCTTAGAAACAATGGTATTAGTGGGTGCCAATATGCCATTAGAAGCCATAAGACAACAAATTGCTTCAGCTATTGATATCATCATTCATTTAGGAAGATTACGAGACAAGTCAAGAAGGGTATTAGAAATCGTGGAAGTTTTAAATTACGAACAAGGAAGGATTAAGATGAATCCTTTGTATCAATTTATAGAAACGGGAGAAACAGCAGAAGGCAAGATTATAGGTCAATTAAAAAGAACAGAGAATCCTTTAAACAGCACATTAAAGTTAGAAATAGCAGGATTAGATTTGTAA
- a CDS encoding flagellin N-terminal helical domain-containing protein: protein MRINHNIPALRSLNQLSRTNSSLDKTLERLSSGLRINRASDDAAGLAITQKMDTQIRGLNQANRNAMDGISLIQTAEGALSEVHAMLQRIRELSVQVSNGTYDEKDREDVQSEVNQLLEEIERISQDIEFNEKKLLNGDIDRRAFPENRSVVQIVSLSDTVMPGEYQITVAEDAVKAAIQGEPVIDDDEIGEEGIINLNGEEVKIEATDTADEVFQKLRGLAERVGADLFAYDNNDDLTSFEFDGETKLLFEMKEYGSGFNFQINSDNENLLNNLGLNQDPDDMYKEGKDVVAGFVSSEFGFSQTATVSSKGNIVNITDRNGFEMKFEAQDGAAGSETVVNVLDAGPLALQIGANEGQSMEIRVQNLGPKALGIDNLNLATAAGAQRAISIVSEAVNMVSSVRSKLGAYQNRLEHTVANLGVAEENLTASYSRILDADMAYEMSQYAQQNVLSQTGVSMLAQANQRPQSILQLLQG from the coding sequence ATGAGAATTAACCATAATATACCAGCATTAAGATCTTTAAATCAGTTAAGCAGAACCAATAGTAGCTTAGATAAAACACTAGAAAGATTATCATCAGGACTTAGAATCAATAGAGCATCTGATGATGCGGCAGGATTAGCCATTACACAGAAAATGGATACGCAAATAAGAGGGCTCAATCAAGCTAATAGAAATGCTATGGATGGTATTTCATTAATACAAACGGCAGAAGGCGCATTGTCAGAAGTACATGCTATGTTACAACGTATTAGAGAATTATCTGTACAAGTATCTAATGGTACATATGATGAAAAAGATAGAGAAGATGTTCAGTCAGAAGTCAATCAATTATTAGAAGAAATCGAAAGAATTTCTCAAGACATAGAATTTAACGAAAAAAAATTATTAAATGGTGATATAGATAGAAGAGCCTTTCCAGAGAATCGTTCGGTGGTACAAATTGTATCTTTATCAGATACTGTAATGCCAGGTGAATATCAAATAACAGTAGCTGAAGATGCCGTAAAAGCAGCTATTCAAGGTGAACCAGTTATAGACGATGATGAAATTGGAGAAGAAGGTATAATTAATTTAAATGGTGAAGAAGTAAAAATAGAAGCTACAGATACAGCGGATGAAGTTTTTCAAAAGCTAAGAGGATTGGCAGAAAGAGTAGGAGCAGATTTATTTGCATACGATAATAATGATGATTTAACTTCTTTTGAATTTGATGGTGAGACTAAGTTGCTTTTTGAAATGAAAGAATATGGATCAGGATTTAATTTCCAAATTAACTCAGATAATGAAAATCTATTAAATAATTTAGGTTTAAATCAAGATCCAGATGATATGTATAAAGAGGGTAAAGATGTAGTAGCTGGTTTTGTGTCATCTGAATTTGGATTTTCACAAACAGCTACAGTATCTAGTAAAGGAAATATTGTTAACATAACAGATAGAAATGGCTTTGAAATGAAATTTGAAGCTCAAGATGGTGCAGCAGGCAGTGAAACAGTAGTCAATGTTTTAGATGCGGGACCACTAGCTCTACAAATTGGTGCCAATGAAGGACAATCTATGGAAATAAGAGTTCAAAATTTAGGTCCAAAGGCACTAGGAATAGATAATCTAAACTTAGCAACGGCTGCAGGTGCTCAAAGAGCAATATCCATTGTAAGTGAAGCCGTTAATATGGTATCTTCTGTAAGATCAAAACTAGGTGCATACCAAAACCGATTAGAACATACTGTAGCAAACTTAGGCGTAGCAGAAGAAAATTTAACAGCATCCTATTCAAGAATATTAGATGCAGATATGGCATACGAAATGTCACAATACGCTCAACAAAATGTATTATCACAAACAGGTGTGTCCATGTTAGCTCAAGCAAACCAAAGACCACAAAGCATACTTCAATTACTTCAAGGATAA
- a CDS encoding DUF6240 domain-containing protein → MKVLGQSKNQQMHLNIFNQALLGKKGDKVEGKIIGFDNNTALININNTIVGFNNTEVLNKNKGDKVNFQITNINNKKVELQYISEGNNNLNNNHCTNIKTTVNLFNIIEALEQEKKQTENKDVEKTIDHVLSRLTTEDVDKIVEEGYNPEKLEIDQFNTIISRVKDDTKREPDSNIESLVEEYSDLTNNTEQLKSVINKLKESNLPINAHTVSKVLKAMNRFESVVNLKDQSIAHLLKNELDINLHNIYKASFISGQGNNRTQSIDFADLENQIQDILQESNIEYDNENKEKSHWLIKNEIPLTKENIQKMDQLKNLDTLDIEEKLDIITKAVKEGLNIEEKIIEVDEDNESIPFNAKDILHYIDHIKEEHIQYTIKNELPLNIKQISEAPEQDKSIELNHNEQHQYITAKRQLEEIRLKLTFDSVHKFIDKDIHIETETLENVVESLKEAEQKYYSAILDENNIEKTKENLQRLEDTHKKIEALKTMPMTMLGKSLTNQEESTLQSIYDNGLEEKTGYEKAGESYEALMTQPRKDMGDSITKTYHQIKPILEDMGLESTIQNERAVKILAYHEMPITHDNIDAVKALDVKVNNLLNIAHPSIVAQMIKEKKNPMEDPIDKVIKEFSAIQEKLGVSYKEKASYYIYEMDKSGTLTEEERESLIGFYRLFKSIEKSEGKVVGFLLNQEQEVNLKNLLTATRLIKSRSLDVTIDEEFGALEEIKTEGKKIDEQIQSALTQSEDVKTEYYTHLMNQLKTLATPNKLQALTKDEDITTRSLEGLVDDLMQVDETQVKNTIQENMSQEIYETIQQLKNLDAQTLSFIDELELPYTIENILTAQILMENNYQLKDSIKTIFDKGKKEEKEVLTKVMSNFISITDEEALESQIEALQEAVMQIQEQNELEAMSSDINKAFEYSEKLFQVQEHLSKKQFFQLPVILDGQITQFNVHFLNKKQGANKEIRCSLPTHTFGNVEGKFVVNNQEILMDITLENNNYVEKLKEHIPAVEKAIENLGYEVKAMEIHSKGTTSIKVNHNVKFI, encoded by the coding sequence ATGAAGGTACTTGGGCAGAGCAAGAATCAACAAATGCATTTAAATATATTTAATCAAGCGCTATTAGGAAAAAAGGGCGACAAAGTTGAAGGGAAAATTATTGGATTTGACAATAATACAGCATTAATCAATATAAACAATACCATTGTAGGGTTTAATAATACAGAAGTCCTTAATAAAAATAAAGGCGATAAGGTTAACTTTCAAATTACCAATATCAATAATAAAAAAGTAGAATTGCAATATATATCGGAAGGCAATAATAATCTTAATAATAACCATTGTACCAATATAAAAACAACAGTCAATTTATTTAACATAATAGAAGCATTGGAACAAGAAAAAAAACAAACCGAAAATAAAGATGTAGAAAAAACCATAGACCATGTATTGTCAAGATTAACCACAGAAGATGTAGATAAAATAGTTGAAGAGGGCTATAATCCAGAAAAACTAGAAATTGACCAATTTAATACCATAATTTCTAGAGTTAAAGACGATACAAAGAGAGAGCCAGATAGTAATATAGAGTCACTAGTAGAAGAATATTCAGACTTAACCAATAACACAGAACAATTAAAAAGTGTGATCAACAAATTAAAAGAGAGTAATTTGCCAATAAATGCTCATACAGTATCAAAAGTTCTAAAAGCAATGAATCGATTTGAGTCCGTAGTTAATTTAAAAGATCAATCCATTGCCCACTTATTAAAAAATGAACTGGATATCAATTTGCACAATATCTACAAAGCAAGTTTCATAAGTGGTCAAGGAAACAACAGGACTCAATCCATTGACTTTGCTGATTTAGAAAATCAAATCCAAGACATATTACAAGAATCAAATATAGAATACGATAACGAAAACAAAGAAAAATCACATTGGCTTATAAAAAACGAAATTCCCTTAACCAAAGAAAATATACAAAAGATGGATCAACTTAAAAATCTGGATACATTAGACATAGAAGAAAAATTAGATATTATTACAAAAGCTGTAAAAGAAGGGCTTAATATAGAAGAAAAAATAATAGAAGTAGATGAAGACAATGAATCCATACCCTTTAATGCAAAAGACATCTTGCACTATATAGATCATATAAAAGAAGAACACATTCAATACACCATAAAAAATGAGTTGCCACTAAATATTAAGCAGATTAGCGAAGCACCAGAGCAGGATAAAAGCATAGAGCTTAATCATAATGAACAACACCAGTATATAACAGCAAAAAGACAATTAGAAGAAATCAGACTAAAATTAACCTTTGATTCAGTACACAAATTTATAGACAAAGACATTCATATCGAAACAGAAACACTAGAAAATGTAGTCGAATCTTTAAAAGAAGCGGAGCAAAAATATTATAGTGCCATTTTAGATGAAAACAATATAGAAAAAACAAAAGAGAATTTACAAAGACTAGAAGATACCCATAAAAAAATAGAAGCATTAAAGACTATGCCAATGACTATGTTGGGTAAATCCTTAACCAACCAAGAAGAAAGTACATTGCAATCAATATATGATAATGGGTTAGAAGAAAAAACAGGTTATGAAAAAGCAGGAGAGTCATATGAAGCTTTAATGACACAACCTAGAAAAGATATGGGAGATTCCATAACAAAAACCTATCACCAGATAAAACCCATATTAGAAGATATGGGGCTAGAATCAACGATACAAAATGAAAGAGCAGTAAAAATATTAGCATACCATGAAATGCCAATAACCCATGACAACATAGATGCTGTTAAAGCATTAGATGTAAAAGTGAATAATTTACTCAATATTGCCCATCCATCTATTGTTGCTCAAATGATAAAAGAAAAGAAAAATCCAATGGAAGACCCAATCGATAAAGTAATAAAAGAATTTTCTGCGATACAAGAAAAGTTAGGCGTCTCTTATAAAGAAAAAGCCAGTTATTATATTTATGAAATGGACAAATCAGGGACATTAACTGAAGAAGAAAGAGAAAGTTTAATTGGTTTTTATCGACTATTTAAAAGTATTGAAAAGTCAGAAGGAAAAGTCGTTGGGTTTCTACTTAATCAAGAGCAAGAAGTCAATCTTAAAAATTTATTGACAGCCACAAGGCTTATAAAAAGCAGATCACTAGATGTTACCATTGATGAAGAATTTGGTGCCTTAGAAGAAATAAAAACAGAAGGTAAAAAAATTGATGAGCAAATACAGTCGGCTTTGACTCAATCAGAAGATGTGAAAACAGAGTATTATACACATTTAATGAATCAGTTAAAAACGCTAGCAACCCCTAATAAGTTACAAGCACTAACAAAAGACGAAGACATAACCACACGGTCATTAGAAGGGTTAGTAGATGACTTAATGCAAGTAGATGAAACTCAAGTAAAAAACACGATACAAGAAAATATGAGTCAAGAAATATATGAGACCATACAGCAATTAAAGAACCTAGATGCACAAACATTGTCTTTTATAGATGAATTAGAGTTGCCTTATACCATAGAAAATATTTTAACAGCACAGATATTAATGGAGAACAATTACCAATTAAAAGATTCTATAAAAACGATTTTTGATAAAGGTAAAAAAGAGGAAAAAGAAGTGCTTACCAAAGTCATGTCTAATTTTATTTCTATAACAGATGAAGAAGCACTAGAAAGTCAAATAGAAGCTTTGCAAGAAGCGGTTATGCAGATACAAGAACAAAATGAGCTAGAAGCGATGAGTAGTGACATTAATAAAGCATTTGAATACAGTGAAAAGTTGTTCCAAGTACAAGAACACTTATCTAAAAAGCAATTTTTTCAACTACCGGTTATATTAGATGGACAAATAACCCAATTTAATGTACATTTTCTTAATAAAAAACAAGGTGCCAACAAAGAAATAAGGTGCTCATTACCCACCCATACATTTGGGAATGTAGAAGGAAAATTTGTTGTTAACAATCAAGAAATATTAATGGACATAACTTTAGAAAATAACAATTACGTGGAAAAATTAAAAGAACACATTCCAGCAGTAGAAAAAGCCATAGAAAACTTAGGTTATGAAGTTAAAGCAATGGAGATACATTCCAAAGGGACAACAAGTATTAAAGTTAATCATAATGTAAAGTTCATATGA
- a CDS encoding flagellar export chaperone FliS: MSKTEIKDYSTRIAQASSGELVVITHQIILDCINEARYEKEQDNKVAFIKKIKKGQKALRSLTDSLNVEYNISKELMALYIYVNKEFVEAYVKYTVQPLISIEKVINNLLVGWEKACKAEKSEPLVDNAQQVYAGLTYGKGTLNETIMDNDNRGFRA, translated from the coding sequence ATGTCTAAGACAGAAATAAAAGACTACAGCACACGAATTGCTCAAGCATCTAGTGGTGAATTGGTGGTAATAACCCATCAAATCATATTAGACTGCATTAATGAAGCGCGTTACGAAAAAGAACAAGACAATAAAGTGGCGTTTATCAAGAAAATTAAAAAAGGACAAAAAGCCTTAAGAAGTTTAACAGATTCATTGAATGTAGAATATAATATATCAAAAGAATTAATGGCATTATACATTTATGTTAATAAAGAATTTGTAGAAGCCTATGTAAAATACACAGTGCAACCATTAATCAGCATAGAAAAAGTCATTAACAATTTATTAGTGGGTTGGGAAAAAGCTTGTAAAGCAGAAAAATCTGAACCTTTAGTAGATAATGCCCAACAAGTTTATGCAGGACTAACCTATGGTAAAGGGACATTAAATGAAACAATAATGGATAATGACAACAGAGGATTTAGAGCTTAA
- a CDS encoding type II secretion system F family protein: MSQMKNTTNYDVYKMTHKEYALYYAMGIVAILMIGILFYNTLWIGIFFSPLSYFFVQYMKKELLKKQKEQLSIQFKDAVYSMSSALNVGYSVEMAFREALKDLKLIYLDPKTPIIKEFEVMIREIEMNIPVEKVIYAFAKRTKIEDIENFSDVFITCKRTGGDLIKIIKDTSKTIAEKIEVKREIQLIIAQKKFEQKIMSIIPFGIILYLWISSPGFLDVMYNALAGRIIMTFCLIVYLFAFILSSKIMEIEV, encoded by the coding sequence ATGTCTCAAATGAAAAACACAACCAACTATGATGTTTATAAGATGACTCACAAAGAGTATGCACTGTATTATGCTATGGGAATTGTTGCTATTCTTATGATTGGTATATTGTTTTACAACACCTTATGGATTGGTATTTTTTTCAGCCCTCTTAGTTATTTTTTTGTTCAGTATATGAAAAAAGAACTGCTGAAAAAACAAAAAGAGCAACTGAGCATTCAGTTTAAAGACGCAGTCTATTCAATGTCTTCAGCTCTTAATGTAGGGTATTCTGTAGAAATGGCATTTAGAGAAGCTTTAAAAGACTTGAAGCTCATATACTTAGATCCTAAAACACCTATTATAAAAGAATTTGAAGTCATGATAAGAGAAATAGAGATGAATATACCAGTAGAAAAAGTCATCTACGCATTTGCTAAACGAACAAAAATTGAGGACATCGAAAACTTCTCAGATGTATTTATAACCTGCAAACGTACCGGCGGTGATTTAATCAAAATCATAAAGGATACATCTAAGACCATTGCAGAAAAAATAGAAGTAAAAAGAGAAATCCAATTGATCATTGCGCAAAAGAAATTTGAACAAAAAATTATGAGCATTATACCCTTTGGCATCATATTGTATCTATGGATCTCTTCACCAGGATTTTTAGATGTAATGTATAACGCATTAGCAGGCAGAATCATAATGACATTTTGTTTAATCGTTTATTTATTTGCCTTTATATTATCCAGTAAAATAATGGAGATAGAGGTATAA
- a CDS encoding AAA family ATPase: protein MNYYELILGDEDIHYSTNLIEYINSDKEQLIRARGFSNQEMLNHYVQNNPIDILLITPSMYKDTFKNADIKAIIILAEGKMKKELEKIPIINKYQNIDNILKKIIDLYAEVNEEKLFTSNRTTKLIGIYSPIGRCGKTSISIRLCGLLSKKTKVLCINMEPFNSLSQDKNSDIQYTFSDLLYYARQKHPNIILKLESIIEKINGMDYIYPVRYYQDLNEIQKEELVGLFQILKEETKYDYIIINFSSHLYDYTLELLKQCHTNIFIKIPDPFGKMQMNNWEDTLKSIREEEILEQSLTIMNHIQVYDGHKNFLDESIIQLPYDSQLKTHLLIEEEIPLDNNLLKIIERL, encoded by the coding sequence ATGAATTATTATGAGTTGATTTTAGGAGATGAAGACATTCACTATAGTACCAACTTAATAGAATACATCAATAGCGATAAAGAACAATTAATCAGAGCAAGAGGTTTTTCTAATCAAGAAATGTTAAACCACTATGTTCAAAACAATCCCATAGACATACTGCTAATAACACCGTCAATGTACAAAGATACATTTAAAAATGCCGATATAAAAGCCATTATAATATTAGCAGAAGGTAAGATGAAAAAAGAATTAGAAAAAATACCCATCATTAACAAGTACCAAAACATAGACAATATCCTTAAAAAAATTATAGATCTTTATGCAGAAGTTAATGAAGAAAAATTATTTACATCAAATCGTACTACAAAATTAATAGGGATATATTCTCCAATTGGTCGTTGTGGAAAAACCAGCATTTCCATAAGATTATGTGGATTATTAAGCAAAAAAACCAAAGTATTGTGCATAAATATGGAACCCTTTAATAGCCTATCTCAAGACAAGAATTCTGACATTCAATACACTTTCTCAGACTTACTCTATTACGCAAGACAAAAACATCCCAATATTATATTAAAGCTAGAAAGCATTATAGAAAAAATCAACGGAATGGATTACATCTATCCCGTTAGATATTATCAAGATTTGAATGAGATCCAAAAAGAAGAATTAGTTGGCCTGTTTCAAATATTAAAAGAAGAAACCAAATACGATTACATCATCATCAATTTTTCAAGTCATCTATATGACTATACCTTAGAATTGCTAAAACAATGCCACACCAACATTTTCATTAAAATACCAGACCCATTTGGAAAAATGCAAATGAATAACTGGGAAGACACGCTAAAAAGTATTAGGGAAGAAGAAATCTTGGAACAAAGTTTAACAATCATGAATCATATACAAGTCTATGATGGTCATAAGAACTTTTTAGATGAGTCCATCATACAGCTACCCTACGACAGTCAATTAAAGACCCATTTATTAATAGAAGAAGAAATACCTTTGGACAACAATCTTTTGAAAATCATAGAGAGGCTCTAA
- a CDS encoding pro-sigmaK processing inhibitor BofA family protein — translation MLTNNQVLIIIIIACLLIMGVSIIVKKTHLVVDFFIKSVVGLFGIYLINEILQLANVTIKLGLNIINAIIIGLLGFPGIILLYALAVYDYFF, via the coding sequence GTGTTAACCAATAATCAAGTATTAATTATAATTATAATAGCTTGCCTACTGATAATGGGTGTATCCATTATAGTAAAAAAGACACACTTAGTCGTAGATTTTTTTATAAAAAGCGTGGTAGGCTTATTTGGTATATATTTAATTAATGAAATATTACAACTTGCTAATGTAACAATAAAATTAGGACTGAACATTATAAATGCTATTATCATAGGATTACTAGGGTTTCCTGGCATTATATTACTATATGCATTAGCAGTATATGATTATTTCTTTTAG